The following proteins are encoded in a genomic region of Acidimicrobiales bacterium:
- a CDS encoding NADPH:quinone oxidoreductase family protein: MRAVLSIETGGPDTLALTDVPSPEAGPGEVVVDVEAVAVNYPDVLIIEDLYQFKPRRPFAPGAEVAGTVSSVGDGVTTPAVGDRVLAVPGFGGMVEQLAVKADACIPIPDSMPADDAAAFVMAYGTSHYALKDRAHARPGESLFVLGAAGGVGLAAVQLGKAMGLRVIAGCSSQEKVDLCLANGADAGIVYPRQPLERAQQKALADEIKAAGGGGVDIVYDAVGGDYAEPAVRALNWEGRFLVVGFPAGIPALPLNLTLLKSCQIVGVFWGAFVMSQPEANAANLAELFALYDEGKIKPHISARFPLERAADAITELAERRAEGKVVVTVP; the protein is encoded by the coding sequence ATGCGCGCCGTGCTGTCCATCGAAACCGGAGGGCCCGACACCCTCGCCCTCACCGACGTCCCCTCCCCCGAGGCCGGCCCGGGCGAGGTGGTGGTGGACGTCGAGGCGGTCGCGGTCAACTACCCCGACGTGTTGATCATCGAGGACCTCTACCAGTTCAAGCCGCGCCGGCCCTTCGCACCGGGCGCGGAGGTGGCCGGGACGGTGTCGTCGGTCGGCGACGGCGTGACCACCCCCGCGGTGGGCGACCGTGTCCTCGCGGTCCCCGGCTTCGGCGGCATGGTCGAGCAGCTCGCGGTGAAGGCCGACGCCTGCATCCCCATCCCGGACTCGATGCCCGCGGACGACGCCGCCGCGTTCGTCATGGCCTACGGAACGAGCCACTACGCACTCAAGGACCGCGCCCACGCCCGACCGGGCGAGTCCCTGTTCGTGCTCGGTGCCGCCGGCGGCGTCGGTCTCGCCGCGGTGCAGCTCGGCAAAGCGATGGGGCTCCGGGTGATCGCCGGGTGCAGCTCGCAGGAGAAGGTGGACCTGTGCCTGGCCAACGGTGCCGACGCCGGCATCGTCTATCCACGCCAGCCGCTCGAGCGGGCGCAGCAGAAGGCGCTGGCCGACGAGATCAAGGCCGCCGGCGGTGGGGGCGTCGACATCGTCTACGACGCGGTGGGCGGCGACTACGCCGAGCCCGCGGTGCGCGCCCTCAACTGGGAGGGCCGCTTCCTCGTGGTCGGCTTCCCCGCCGGCATCCCGGCGCTCCCCCTCAACCTCACCCTCCTGAAGTCGTGCCAGATCGTCGGCGTGTTCTGGGGTGCGTTCGTGATGAGCCAGCCCGAGGCCAACGCCGCCAACCTGGCCGAGCTCTTCGCCCTCTACGACGAGGGGAAGATCAAGCCGCACATCTCCGCGAGGTTCCCCCTCGAGCGCGCCGCCG